The genomic stretch CCTGAGCTACTGCATGCGGTGCTGCCCGGAGGGACAGGCGCTGCGGCTGGTCAGCTGCGGATTGGCCACGGCgcaggagaagaagaagaaaaagagcctGGTGAAGCGACTGCAGAACAGCCTGAGCGGCAGCACGTGAGTCCTGGAGCTGCCCTCAGTGGGGCACCGGTGGGCCTGCGTGACCATCTGCGCATGGGGACCTGCTCCCCAGACCAGAGGCAGGACTTCAGGGCTGGTGTGGCCCATCCCTTTGCGAGACAGCCTTCCAGtgcccacctccttccccaggcTGTCCCCACCATGCCCCCCTAAATGCCCTCCAGCACTCCCCATGTCCCCCCATAGCCCCCACCCACATCCCAGGCTAACACCATAGAATGGCCATGAAGCTGTGCACCAGCAGGGCCCCCCATGCTTTCTCACACGTTCTGGAAGACATCATGCCCCCTGTGCCCCgagcctttgcacctgctgttccctccgCCCAGATCCTCAAAGCCTGCCCAGACTCCCCCAGCTGGCCTGGGACCCTTTGGCCCCAGAAGTGCCCCATGGACCACTGAACACCATAACATCTATCAATGCCTGTCTCATCGGCCAGATTCCCAGCTGTTCCAGGGCAAGGCTTGTGTCATGCTTCTGTGCACTGACCTACAAGCCAGCACCAACACAGGTGCTCAGCACCTGTTGAGGGAATGAATGTCAGGATGTTGACATGGCACGCCCATGGCAGATGCAAGGACACACCACATCAGGCGGGCGGATGGCATGCCCTCACTGGACTCACATAGGCGCTGTTAGCGGGGCGGTGCATGTGCCACAGGCGAGCGGTTCACTGTAGGTTTGGGGTGACGGGGGCAGCATGGGGTGAGTGAGAGTGAGGGCAGAGGCAGCTTGGACACCTGACGACCATAGGAAGGGGTCCTTTGTAGGAGGGAGTGGCTGGAAGGGGCTGAGGGGGCTTCACCTTCCTCTCTCTCGTAGCAGTTCTCAAGCCACCATGAGAAAACCCCAGACCTCCCCACTGCGTCCACTCTGCGAGGCCATGACCGACCAGCACTGTGGTCTGAAGAGCCTGACGTGAGTGACCatgcccccagcccctctcctggaAGGGATGCAGAACGGGATaccctgggcagggcagaggtgTGGCCCTGTCTGGGGGTGGCTGAGAGGGCCGGCCGAGAGCCTGTGGCCTCTGGTGTCCCATGCTGGGTGGACAGGCTCTGCCCACAAAGTGACAGAAGAGGAGACGGGGGCAGAGGCTCTGTCATCAGCTTAGGAGCTAGTTCAGGAGGGTTTAGCCCTGGTTTGAGTGGAAAGCGGGGTGCCTCCCTATGGGGGAGGGATGAAGATCAGATGTAATTCCCTTCCCAAGAAACGCTGCTCAGTGCTCTGGGAAACTGCCCGGCAGTCCATCGGGACACTGGGAGGGCTGCCTGCCTCTGTGCCCTCAGGCAGGTCAGTGTCTGAGCTCCAGGTCCCTCTCCTGTGCAGTGGAGCCAGTAGACTCTTCCTCGGAGGGTTGGTGTGAGGGTTAATGAGGACACAGGTACAACATCTAGTACGGAATAACTTTCCAGTGACTGTCAGCAATCACCAAGTCAGCAGAAAGTCAGAGCAGCCATAGGATCTGGTACTGATAGCCATGGTGTAAGTTTCAGTCATGTCAGCGTCACGCAGTACCTGCTTGGCCTGGGGGTGTTTCCAGCAGCCAGGAGGTAAGCACACGGAGCTGAAGAGGTGACCAGCAGGAGTGGCCCATCGGTCCTACCACACAAGCGATCCTCACCCGTGCTCATAGCAGCGTTATTTAGGGTGGCAGACAAGTAGGAGCGACACGACCACCCGAGCGCTAGGAACCGGACGACTGAGTGACTTGTGGCCCACCTCAGCTTGACGGGCCGTTCTGTGCAGTTAGACGTGTTGAGGGAGGTTTGCATGGGCTTGTTATAAAGCTCGTAGAGAAGTGGGGTGCACATGTGGTCATGGCCCCCAGGGAGCGGGCAGTTTGCACAGTTGGGGTACAACGAGGTGGCTGAGGTGCCTGCAGACAGACCCATGTGCTTCTTGACCACAGGTTGTCCCACTGCAAACTGTCTGACTCTGTCTGCCTGGACCTCTCTGAGGCCCTCAGGGCGGCCCCCAGCCTGACTGAGCTGTGCCTGCTCCAAAATGGGCTCAGCAACGGGGGCCTGCGTGTGCTGAGCgagggcctggcctggccccagtGCCGGGTGCAGAAACTCAGGTGAGGCCCTGCCACCAGGAGAGTTgggcgggggagggaggtgggccaCGGCAGCTCCTGAGGTCACCCCTCTCCCAGGATGGAGCAGCCCggcctccaggaagccctccagtACCTGGTGGGGATGCTCCGGCAGAGCCCCGCTCTGACCACGCTGGATCTCAGTGGCTGCCAGCTGTCAGGACCCATGGTGACCTACCTGTGCGCAGTCCTGCAGTACCCAGGATGCCACCTGCAGGCCCTCAGGTGGAGGCAGGGGCTGGAAGGATGCTGAAGTGCGGGTTGGGGTGGGTACCTGTGGGCTTCCCCTCCCAGAACCATCCTGAGTGACCCAGTCCTGGAGACGCGCCCTTCAaagccctggccctgcccttggCTTCGACCACTCTGCAGACCAGATGTCCGTCTGCTGTATGGTGCCCATGGCCACAGTCTGGGTCAATGATGCCACCAGCCTTCTACTCCCCCAAAGGCTTGGcccccagctccttcccctttcccgAGCCTCTGACAACGTCCCTGACTGGCCACCTTCTGTCACTGTGTACCTTTGGCACAGCCCAGGCCAACAGCCCCATCACTGCCCCCACTGCTCCCCTGTCACTGCCTCCCTCAGCCCTGGACTCCTGCCCCCACCAACCACCCTCTGTCCTGTGTATGTGGTTGTAGTCTGACCTCCGTGGAGCTGAGCGAGCAGTCACTGGAGGAACTGCGGGCTGTGAGGACAGCAAAGCCAGGTCTGGTCATTACACACCCAGCACTGGACGGCCACCCTGAGCCTCCCAATGAATTCTGCAGTGCCCTCTGAGGCCCTGAAGGCCAGGGCAGCCGGGAGGTCTCCGGGCAGCCCTGCGGGGTAGGCCTCCCAGTTCCAAGGGCGGAGGCCCCTGAGGGGCCCTGGACAGACAGGGCTGCTGACCTGGTCCTGGACAGGCCCTCTCCACACCATGTGTCGCCCACACCCAGAAACAACTCCTCCCCTGGCCTCCActgctcctccctcctgccctgggaCCGTGCAGCCAGCCCCTTGcagacccctccccccagcaaCAGTAATGATGTGGGGAGCTCCTGGTAACTGAGCACCAACCTTGTACTGGGCAAAGGGTGACACCTTCACTGATCCCATCTCCATCTGCACTATGGGGCCCCACAGCCCCATAATTCTGCCCCTGGCCACAGAGAGGATCAAGCCGGGGCTGACCCTTGAGCAGAGGTAGGCGGGTCACTGTCCTTCCCCAGTCATTTGGGGCTTGGCATCCGGAGGAAGCTGTCCCTGAGGCTGTGGGGTCCAAGCTCAGAGGTGTCCCCTTGCTAAGGTCTTTGGGAGCAGCAGTGGAGGGGGGAGGAGTTGTCCACCAGGGGAGGCTGGAGGTGGCAGCAGTGACGGCATGGGTGGTGGGCAGCCTGCATGTGCTGATAATAAATTCTCCTTTGCTTTGGTTTCTGTTGGTTTCTGTTGCCCTGGACCAGGCGTCCTAACCATTTTTCCTTTGGTCCCTAACCCAGCTGCATGGGGTGGGGCTGTcatctccatttcatagatgaggaaactgaggctctggggaGCAGCTAACTGCAGGAAGCTCTGAGGTGGGGCTTGGCCTTGATGCGCAGGCCAGCAGTGGACAGCCCTCAAGTCCTCAAGTCTCTGCTTAGCAGAGCTGGGTCTCAGCCAGCTCCTGAGACCccagtccaggcagagggaagccTGGCAGTCAGCCCTTCACTTCCAGTGTGTCGTGTCCAGCAcgatgagggttgtggggagcgaggtgggaggcgcagggttaagaaaagacagtagccatgaatagagtgcaagcggggccaaagGACAGGCAGCTtcaaggtctgggctgtggcGCCTAATCGGGCCtgtgcattagcttttattagttaggtggggaagcaaaggagataaagcttgtcaatctcaagatctgtgaattccatacatcaGAATAGGAAACcaattcaagccaatcacccttacctgcaggcagctggaccataagtctcaacttccccaagggacaaaacctatatgcatatgaaaagatggagagcacatcattgaatcacctcccttgcaggttttgggaaggaatgcagtcacagaggctgaggcttttcttagcctggggaaggtggggggctgttcTCACctgttctcctgttggtccccactcggcTCTGCCTGTCTTAGGTTACTTTCCACTTGGAAAGTCGTACCCGTCATTGgttgaccagccatctttctgggaccaaacagggaggcataaggtgcaaacaaaggtctagcaaagtccctgaaaggatccgtcttacagactctcctttctctaGGGGCAAGTACAAGGAAACagttaggctgctgtgtggcgACACCAGTGAAATGCCCTTCCAGTCCAGTATGTGTTCCACAAAACAGACaaccctgccctcctggagctggcATTCTAGGcaggaagacagaaaacagatggcGCAGGCGGGGCAGGACAGATGAGCCAAGGTTTTCCTGGGTAAACCTAAGTGAGGACGGGTCCAAGGACGTCTGGAAGAAAAGTGTTCCAGGTCCTGGGAAAGCAGCTGCCAGGGCCCTGGAGAGGACAGTCGGTCAGTTCAGGCTGCGGTAACTAAATACCATGGATGGCAGCTTATCAACTACAGGAacttattcctcacagttctggaggcaggaagttcaaggtcaaggtgccagcacaTTGCGCCTGCTGAGAGGGCCCTCCTCCTGGCTGCAGGTGGCTGTcctcttgctgtgtcttcacatggtctgcAGCGTGCTTGCTCTCCAGTCTCTTGTAAGGGCACTGGCCTctgaaggccccacctccaaataccagcACACTGGGGATTAGATTTCAATGGGTGGGTTTGGGGGACATAACCATTTAGCCCACAACAGGGAGCACGCTGTCTCAGGATGGATGTCACAGGAGCAGCAAGGAAGACAGACTGAGGGCAGTGGAGtggagaggggctggggcaggggcagggataGTGGGCGTGTCCTCCAGGTGAGATGGGCATCGAGGCAGGCTCCTGAGCAGAAGGCGTGGTCTGACCTAAGCACTCTGTACTGAAGGGCAGAGCAGAAGCAGGGAGGTTGCATTACTCTGCATTACTCAGGAGGTTGCAGTGGGGAAGGTGAGAGCTGGCAGGCTCCGTAAGGTGGGACCAACAGGACTCGCGGGTGGATGTGGGTGTGGGGACACAGGTGACCTGAGCATCTGAACGAATGGCGTTGCCATCACCTGTGCTGGGGGAGGCCGCAGGAAAAGCAGGTTTAAAGGCACGTGTTGGTTCTGAGTGTCTCTGGCTGGGCCGAGTGGTCAGACACTGGCGTCATGTAGGTCAGCCCAGGGCGAGAGACCAGGACAAAACAGGCCCAGGGCGGAGATGGAGCCTCcaggtgggcaggtggggacGTGGAGGCTGAGAGcagaaggggctggggagagccagaaacggggggggggggggggggagcggaGCAAAGGGAGGCCACCTCTCCTGGAGGAGGACGGCCAGCGTCACCTGTCACCTCTCCTAAGAGGCGACAGGAAGGAGAGACCGCAAGCCAAAGGCCCCTGCCCCCCTCAGATCCACGCTGGGAGACGTCTTTGAGGCCAGAGTTGGCGCTGTGAACCTCACGCAGATTCCCGCGAATCCCACCCCGCACCAGCCACGCCAGGTCCGCAGACGGACCCGCACAGCCTCACGAGGGTGGGTCGGATGTAGGGGCTGCAGCCAATCCCGCCCGCACCGCGGGCCCGCCTGGGGCCTGAGCGGCCCTGGCCCAGCTGCTGGAACCCCAGGGGCGGGGACCCGCCGTCTCGCCCGCCCCGTGCCGTCCGGGGGGCGGGGACTGCGGGGCCTTCCGGCCTACAAGCCAGCCGCTGGCTACTTCTCCGTCCCGCCTGGAGTTGCAGCGCCAACCCGGCTGGAGCCGAGGGACACGGCCCGGCTGCAGTGAGTCCCAGAGACGGTGAtaccccccaccccgccagccCTCCTCCCAGGGCTCCGGCGCCTGCCCCGCCCGGGCTCTGCCTCTCGCCTCCACCGCCCCTCCCACCACCCGGAACCGCGCTCCTcgcaccccaccccgcccccagcgcGGCCACGGGGTGGAGAAATGTCCCCTCGCCTGAGGCCTCCTCTCTTCCCACCAGCAGGTTGGGGTTCATGGGGGTGCGGCTTGGAGAGAGCGGGAAGGGTTAGGGCTGAGGTCCTCAGCTGGGAGTTTGGGGACTCAGCTGAGTCCCTGGAGATCGATATTAGGGGGCTGAGCATCTCTGAGGGTAAAAGGCGTTTCCGGGGTGGCTGGAAAGTGGGGGCTCTGGAAAACCAGGACTGCCCAGGTGAGCCCACACTTCTCCCGTCATCAGTTGGAGGCATCAGCCAAGTTCCAAGGTGGGGCTTTGGGGTGAACAGAGTCAGACGACTGCGGGAGGTGGCGGGGAGGGTGCCCTGACCCCTGCCATTTTCCAGGCCACTCAGGTGAGCAACCCTTTCCATGGCGGATGTCAGTGAGGACCCCACCATATTCACTGCCCACTCTCTGCCCAGTGACCCCCGGCTCTGGGCCACCGTGACCAACGCATACTTGGGCACACGTGTGTATCATGATACGCTGCATGTGAGCGGTGTATACAACGGGGCCGGGGGGGACACGCACCGGGCCGTTCTGCCCAGTCCCCTCAACGTCCAGCTGGAGGCCCCTGCAGGGACAGGAGAGCCGCTGACCAAGACCTTTACCCTGGACACAAACACAGGTAGCCACTGTCTGtcttgcccctccccccaggccatTGTCTCTCCTACTCAGAATGCCCCACTCACAGAAAAGGAGGCCCCAGCAGGCAGGTGTCCAGGGCTGGCAGGAGCCTGGGGTCCCCTGTACAGCTGTAGCTTCCCGGACAGGGCACTGGGGCTCAGAGGGTGGGTACACCTCACTCCCAACCCGGAAAGGCCAGCAGCTTCGTAACTGTTCTGAGTGGCTGAGTGGAGCATGCAGGTGAGGTGCCCTCTCCCCAGGTTCCTTCCTGCACACCCTGGAGGACTCCAGCTTCCGGGCGGCCCAGTGCATCTATGCCCACCGCACGCTGCCTCACGTCCTGGCTTTCAGTGTGTCCCTCAGCCGCCTGGCTGCAGGGGGCGGGCCCATCACGGTGTTGCTGCAGGCAGCCTTCTCCCCAGAAAGCCCAGACTTGGACCTGCACCTGGGGCCCGACTTCCAGGGAGCCCGGTGAGGAGAGGCTGGGGGCCAGCTGGGCGGCCCGGGAGGGAACCTGTCCGTGAGGCACGGCCGTGCTCTTGCAGGTACCTGTACGGCCACACACTCACCCCTGAGCAGCCTGGGGGGGCACAGCAGGAGGTGCACATGCTGTGGACACCAGTGCCCCCAGCCCTGACCCTCGGCGAAGGTGAGGAGGACAGGACCTGGGAATTCCTGGCCGTGGTGGGCGGCAGCCAGGCTGAGGCCCAGACCTGCCTCGCCGAGGCCCTGCGGCTGCAAGCCGGGGGTACTCTGTACACTGCCCATGCCCAGGCCTGGGCCCAACTCTGGGCAGGCTGTGGCCTGGACGTGGTGGGGCCCCTGGCTCTGCGCCAGGCTCTGCGTGGTGCCCTCTACTACCTGCTCAGCGCCCTGCCCCAGCCTGGGATCCCAGGGTACATCTGCCATGGCCTCAGCCCTGGGGGCCTCTCCAACGGGAGTCGTGAAGAATGCTACTGGGGCCATGTCTTCTGGGATCAGGTGTGTACCATCCACCCCAACATGCACCTGCCACAGGTTGGGCAGCATAGGCGTGGGGACTATAGATGGGGAAGCATAGGGGCCATGGTaaaagggaaggcttcctggaggaggtggcgtCTCAGCCAAAGGATGGGTAGGAGTTCGATGGAAAAGTGATTCAGGCAAGGGACCAGAAAGTACAAAGGCCCAGAGCTAGGAGGGTGCAGGGTACCTGTCcaaggctggggggaggggctcaccGAGGGAGGAAGAGCAGTTGTAGAGGGGGCTGTAGGAGCCCTGGAATGTTTTTAACTGGGGAGTGACACAGACAGATGTGTGTTCTGGAAAGACCCTTGCCTGTGGAGGAGGGTGTGGCCTCGGACAAGAGTGGGAGCCAGGAGAAGCTGGGACTTGGTGATTGCTGGGCCGGGGAGGGGTCCAGAAAAGCCGGTGCTGTGGCCCACTTTACAGGTTGGGCTCAAGGAGGCTGAGTCACCACTCCAGGTCAGGCTGCCCACACCCAGATTCTGGCCTGAGCCCCTGGCCAGACCCAGATGCCTGCTGGGGAGGTGAAGCCCTGGACCTGGAACCAAACCCAAGGAGGGTCTCAGCTAGAGATGGGGATGTGTGGTGGGCAGGCGGGCAGGGCCCAGGATAGCCAGGTGGGCAGCAAGGATCCGTGCTGGCTGTGAAGCCCTGCCAGGGTGGGAGGACGGCAGGTGGAGAGATGGGCGTGAGAGTGTCCAACCAGGCACCTTTCCTGGTTCGCAGGATCTCTGGATGTTCCCGAATGTCCTGATGTTTCACCCAGAGGCCGCCAGGGCTCTCCTAGAGTACCGTATCCGGACTCTGGCTGGGGCCCTGGACAACGCCCGGAACCTGGGCTACCAGGTGAGGGGGTCCTGAGCAGGGTCCCCTGAAGGGCTTGATGTCCCCAGACTCCTACTAGGCCTTCACCCCTTCCCCTAGGCCCCTCTCTGTGTGGTGCTGGGGCGTCCTGGACTCTTAACAGGCTCTGCAGCCCCAGGTGGGAACAATAGCCTGGATGGGACCCAGCTGGAGTCCCCTCACTGCCCTGTGCCAGGGCAGCACACAATGGAGTGGACAGAGGCTCCCTCGCCCATGCTGGGGTCACATGGTGGCACTCAGAGCCAGCAGGCCCCCAAAAGGGAACCCGAGGGGTTGATGCGCCACCCCTGCCCTCTGGCTGAAGGCTAAGAGCATGGGAAGTGTGTGGGCTCCCGCCCACCAGAACAGAATCAGGTCTGCTCCATCCCCCAACCCTCAGGGAGCCAAGTTTGCCTGGGAGAGTGCGGGTTCTGGCCTGGAGGTCTGCCCTGAGGACATTTACGGGACCCAGGAGATCCACATCAATGGGGCCGTAGTGCTGGCCTTCCAGCTGTACTACCACAGCACCCAGGTGAGATGTCACTGTGCCCACCAGGTGTGTCCTTGCTGGTTTGGCCACTTCCTGTCTGGAGCCTGTGAAGCACCTTGGAGCAGTCACTTCTGGGCCCGTGGAAGGGTGGGCATTGGTGAGAAATGTGGTGAGCAGTGGGAACTAGACTCGGGTGCTATGGCTTCTGTCCTACCCTCTCCTGCTCCCCCAGGACCTGCAGCTCTTCCAAGAGGCTGGTGGCTGGGATGTGGTCCATGCCGTGGCTGAGTTTTGGTGTAGTCGTGTAGAGTGGAGCCCTGGAGAGGAGAAGTACCACCTGAGGGGTGAGGGCATGGTGGGGAGTGGATAGTCATGGGGGAAAGGGGATGaccatgggggaggggggtggtcaTTGGAGGAGGGGGGATGGTCTTAGGGGTGGGAGGAGTGAAGTGTCGTTCGGGGAGGGCAGGTGGCCACGAGTTGTGGGGGAAGGTGAATGCTCCTCAGTTTGTCGTGTGATTTCTGTCGCCCGATGTTGCCAGCCCCACGCTGGCTGCCGGGATAGGGGCAGGTCCCCGAGAACCTGCACTGAGCACCGTCTTGCCTTATGTGCCCAGGAGTCATGCCCCCCGACGAATACCATTCAGGGGTCAACAACTCCGTGTACACCAACGTCCTGGTCCAGAACAGGTCAgatctgagaccccaccccaccctgcaggGAGCCAGTCAGCAGCACTGAGGCCGCAgcccccctcccacctctgcccctaGCCTGCGCTTTGCAGCTGCCCTGGCCCAGGACCTGGGTCAGCCTGTCCCCGAGCGGTGGCTGGTGGTGGCTGATAAGATCAAGGTGCCCTTCGACCTGAAGCACAACTTCCACCCTGAGTTCGATGGCTACGAGCCTGGTGAGTGGACTCCGAGCCCCTTCGAGGACCGCTCTCCCCGCCCTCAGAACCCTGTGTCCACCCTGGACGTCCCGTTCCCGATATGGTATCCCTCCCGTCCTCCCCCGTCAGCAGcacctgtccccctccccctcgCAGGAGAGGAGGTGAAGCAGGCAGATGTTGTGCTCCTGGGATACCCTGTCCCCTTCTCCCTGAGTCCTCGTGTTCGCAGGAAAAACCTGGAGATTTACGAGGCTGTGACATCCCCCCAGGGCCCCGCCATGACCTGGGTGAGCAGACTGGGATGTGGGGGTGTGGTCCTCAGGGCCTCGGGTCCTCCGTCCACACGCAGTGGACCTCACCCCAGCCTGTCCTCTGACTTCTGACCCCAGAGTATGTTTGCTGTGGGCTGGATGGAGCTGAAGGACCCCAGGCGGGCGTGGGGCCTCCTGGAAAAGAGCTTCGCCAACATCACTGAGCCCTTCAAGGCCAGCCTGGCCCCAGCCTCAGCCCACACCCTGACCGTGCCTGCCTCCCGCTTGGGCTCCTGGGTGGCGGGAGTGGGAGCCCAGCTTGGGGGGTTACAGCGGGGTCACAGCTGTGGCAATTCTCACCAGACCTTGGGCCCTTCTGGGAACAGGGGCAGTGGTCTCAGGAGGGCCTGTGTCCTGGGGGACCCAGTACTGACCGCCTTATGCCTGCAGGTGTGGACGGAGAATGCCGACAGGTCTGGTGCCGTAAACTTCCTGACAGGCATGGGGGGTTTCCTGCAGGCCGTGCTCTTCGGGTTCACAGGACTCAGGTGAGTGCGGTGGGGGGCAGTAGAGGGCAtcacctgcccctcctgccctcctcacagaacgtccccctcccccaggatcACCAGGGCTGGTGTGCCCTTTGACCCTATGTGTCCAGCAGGGGTCTCTGGCGTGTGCATCTCTGGCATCTCCTACCAGGGGAACACgcttgatttttccttctgtgaggACTCCGTGACAATCGAAATCAGGGACcgtgctgggccctgggcccccCCACTGGAGGCCGAGCTGTGGCCGTCACAAGCTCGACTCCCTCTTCCCCCAGGTAGGCAGCTCCCCTAGACCCACCCAGCCTTCCAGGGCCTGTGACCCCCAGGGTGTCCCCTCTCCTTGCAGGACACAAGGTCTCCTTTCCTCGCTCAGCTGGCCGGATACAAAGGTCACTCCCACAGGAAGCAGAGGCAGCAAGTTGTTCTCCAAGGACTTCCTGTTGACGCCACTGGACAGCTTCCCTTGAGCCCACAGGACGCCCTGTGGGCCACCCTTGGTCCCTGCACCCCCACTTAGCGCCTCACCAGCACAGCTGGCTTCAGGGATGGCCCAGGCCTGCTCCTCTGGCACTCGCTCCCACCTGGCAGCCGGGCTCATGGGCTCCAGGCAAGGTCTGGGTTCTTTGAGCTG from Rhinolophus ferrumequinum isolate MPI-CBG mRhiFer1 chromosome 11, mRhiFer1_v1.p, whole genome shotgun sequence encodes the following:
- the PGGHG gene encoding protein-glucosylgalactosylhydroxylysine glucosidase isoform X1, translating into MADVSEDPTIFTAHSLPSDPRLWATVTNAYLGTRVYHDTLHVSGVYNGAGGDTHRAVLPSPLNVQLEAPAGTGEPLTKTFTLDTNTGSFLHTLEDSSFRAAQCIYAHRTLPHVLAFSVSLSRLAAGGGPITVLLQAAFSPESPDLDLHLGPDFQGARYLYGHTLTPEQPGGAQQEVHMLWTPVPPALTLGEGEEDRTWEFLAVVGGSQAEAQTCLAEALRLQAGGTLYTAHAQAWAQLWAGCGLDVVGPLALRQALRGALYYLLSALPQPGIPGYICHGLSPGGLSNGSREECYWGHVFWDQDLWMFPNVLMFHPEAARALLEYRIRTLAGALDNARNLGYQGAKFAWESAGSGLEVCPEDIYGTQEIHINGAVVLAFQLYYHSTQDLQLFQEAGGWDVVHAVAEFWCSRVEWSPGEEKYHLRGVMPPDEYHSGVNNSVYTNVLVQNSLRFAAALAQDLGQPVPERWLVVADKIKVPFDLKHNFHPEFDGYEPGEEVKQADVVLLGYPVPFSLSPRVRRKNLEIYEAVTSPQGPAMTWSMFAVGWMELKDPRRAWGLLEKSFANITEPFKASLAPASAHTLTVPASRLGSWVAGVGAQLGGLQRGHSCGNSHQTLGPSGNRGSGLRRACVLGDPVLTALCLQVWTENADRSGAVNFLTGMGGFLQAVLFGFTGLRTSPSPRITRAGVPFDPMCPAGVSGVCISGISYQGNTLDFSFCEDSVTIEIRDRAGPWAPPLEAELWPSQARLPLPPGHKVSFPRSAGRIQRSLPQEAEAASCSPRTSC
- the PGGHG gene encoding protein-glucosylgalactosylhydroxylysine glucosidase isoform X7, whose translation is MADVSEDPTIFTAHSLPSDPRLWATVTNAYLGTRVYHDTLHVSGVYNGAGGDTHRAVLPSPLNVQLEAPAGTGEPLTKTFTLDTNTGSFLHTLEDSSFRAAQCIYAHRTLPHVLAFSVSLSRLAAGGGPITVLLQAAFSPESPDLDLHLGPDFQGARYLYGHTLTPEQPGGAQQEVHMLWTPVPPALTLGEGEEDRTWEFLAVVGGSQAEAQTCLAEALRLQAGGTLYTAHAQAWAQLWAGCGLDVVGPLALRQALRGALYYLLSALPQPGIPGYICHGLSPGGLSNGSREECYWGHVFWDQDLWMFPNVLMFHPEAARALLEYRIRTLAGALDNARNLGYQGAKFAWESAGSGLEVCPEDIYGTQEIHINGAVVLAFQLYYHSTQDLQLFQEAGGWDVVHAVAEFWCSRVEWSPGEEKYHLRGVMPPDEYHSGVNNSVYTNVLVQNSLRFAAALAQDLGQPVPERWLVVADKIKVPFDLKHNFHPEFDGYEPGEWTPSPFEDRSPRPQNPVSTLDVPFPIWYPSRPPPSAAPVPLPLAGEEVKQADVVLLGYPVPFSLSPRVRRKNLEIYEAVTSPQGPAMTWSMFAVGWMELKDPRRAWGLLEKSFANITEPFKVWTENADRSGAVNFLTGMGGFLQAVLFGFTGLRITRAGVPFDPMCPAGVSGVCISGISYQGNTLDFSFCEDSVTIEIRDRAGPWAPPLEAELWPSQARLPLPPGHKVSFPRSAGRIQRSLPQEAEAASCSPRTSC
- the PGGHG gene encoding protein-glucosylgalactosylhydroxylysine glucosidase isoform X6, whose protein sequence is MADVSEDPTIFTAHSLPSDPRLWATVTNAYLGTRVYHDTLHVSGVYNGAGGDTHRAVLPSPLNVQLEAPAGTGEPLTKTFTLDTNTGSFLHTLEDSSFRAAQCIYAHRTLPHVLAFSVSLSRLAAGGGPITVLLQAAFSPESPDLDLHLGPDFQGARYLYGHTLTPEQPGGAQQEVHMLWTPVPPALTLGEGEEDRTWEFLAVVGGSQAEAQTCLAEALRLQAGGTLYTAHAQAWAQLWAGCGLDVVGPLALRQALRGALYYLLSALPQPGIPGYICHGLSPGGLSNGSREECYWGHVFWDQDLWMFPNVLMFHPEAARALLEYRIRTLAGALDNARNLGYQGAKFAWESAGSGLEVCPEDIYGTQEIHINGAVVLAFQLYYHSTQDLQLFQEAGGWDVVHAVAEFWCSRVEWSPGEEKYHLRGVMPPDEYHSGVNNSVYTNVLVQNSLRFAAALAQDLGQPVPERWLVVADKIKVPFDLKHNFHPEFDGYEPGEEVKQADVVLLGYPVPFSLSPRVRRKNLEIYEAVTSPQGPAMTWVWTENADRSGAVNFLTGMGGFLQAVLFGFTGLRITRAGVPFDPMCPAGVSGVCISGISYQGNTLDFSFCEDSVTIEIRDRAGPWAPPLEAELWPSQARLPLPPGHKVSFPRSAGRIQRSLPQEAEAASCSPRTSC
- the PGGHG gene encoding protein-glucosylgalactosylhydroxylysine glucosidase isoform X4, with the protein product MADVSEDPTIFTAHSLPSDPRLWATVTNAYLGTRVYHDTLHVSGVYNGAGGDTHRAVLPSPLNVQLEAPAGTGEPLTKTFTLDTNTGSFLHTLEDSSFRAAQCIYAHRTLPHVLAFSVSLSRLAAGGGPITVLLQAAFSPESPDLDLHLGPDFQGARYLYGHTLTPEQPGGAQQEVHMLWTPVPPALTLGEGEEDRTWEFLAVVGGSQAEAQTCLAEALRLQAGGTLYTAHAQAWAQLWAGCGLDVVGPLALRQALRGALYYLLSALPQPGIPGYICHGLSPGGLSNGSREECYWGHVFWDQDLWMFPNVLMFHPEAARALLEYRIRTLAGALDNARNLGYQGAKFAWESAGSGLEVCPEDIYGTQEIHINGAVVLAFQLYYHSTQDLQLFQEAGGWDVVHAVAEFWCSRVEWSPGEEKYHLRGVMPPDEYHSGVNNSVYTNVLVQNSLRFAAALAQDLGQPVPERWLVVADKIKVPFDLKHNFHPEFDGYEPGEEVKQADVVLLGYPVPFSLSPRVRRKNLEIYEAVTSPQGPAMTWSMFAVGWMELKDPRRAWGLLEKSFANITEPFKVWTENADRSGAVNFLTGMGGFLQAVLFGFTGLRITRAGVPFDPMCPAGVSGVCISGISYQGNTLDFSFCEDSVTIEIRDRAGPWAPPLEAELWPSQARLPLPPGHKVSFPRSAGRIQRSLPQEAEAASCSPRTSC
- the PGGHG gene encoding protein-glucosylgalactosylhydroxylysine glucosidase isoform X2 — encoded protein: MADVSEDPTIFTAHSLPSDPRLWATVTNAYLGTRVYHDTLHVSGVYNGAGGDTHRAVLPSPLNVQLEAPAGTGEPLTKTFTLDTNTGSFLHTLEDSSFRAAQCIYAHRTLPHVLAFSVSLSRLAAGGGPITVLLQAAFSPESPDLDLHLGPDFQGARYLYGHTLTPEQPGGAQQEVHMLWTPVPPALTLGEGEEDRTWEFLAVVGGSQAEAQTCLAEALRLQAGGTLYTAHAQAWAQLWAGCGLDVVGPLALRQALRGALYYLLSALPQPGIPGYICHGLSPGGLSNGSREECYWGHVFWDQDLWMFPNVLMFHPEAARALLEYRIRTLAGALDNARNLGYQGAKFAWESAGSGLEVCPEDIYGTQEIHINGAVVLAFQLYYHSTQDLQLFQEAGGWDVVHAVAEFWCSRVEWSPGEEKYHLRGVMPPDEYHSGVNNSVYTNVLVQNSLRFAAALAQDLGQPVPERWLVVADKIKVPFDLKHNFHPEFDGYEPGEEVKQADVVLLGYPVPFSLSPRVRRKNLEIYEAVTSPQGPAMTWSMFAVGWMELKDPRRAWGLLEKSFANITEPFKASLAPASAHTLTVPASRLGSWVAGVGAQLGGLQRGHSCGNSHQTLGPSGNRGSGLRRACVLGDPVLTALCLQVWTENADRSGAVNFLTGMGGFLQAVLFGFTGLRITRAGVPFDPMCPAGVSGVCISGISYQGNTLDFSFCEDSVTIEIRDRAGPWAPPLEAELWPSQARLPLPPGHKVSFPRSAGRIQRSLPQEAEAASCSPRTSC